Proteins encoded within one genomic window of Episyrphus balteatus chromosome 1, idEpiBalt1.1, whole genome shotgun sequence:
- the LOC129919335 gene encoding Golgi-specific brefeldin A-resistance guanine nucleotide exchange factor 1, producing MSLPGNGIFVVRGEMSTMMTAMRRGSRWSSTSYVDEEKDGLMKLFVDLKQVMNRIEDLRLIDPNVFLAPFLEVIRSEETTGAVTSLALVAINKFLSYGLIDPTHPTLAVTVESIADSVTHARFLGTDQSSDGVALFRVIEVLHTLMRSPEGSALTNESICEMMLSCFKICFEPRLNELLRRSAEQALKDMVLLLFIRLPQFAEERNDAGLLKKFKMMATSIDENTKKTKSKHIPKFTQIPRINAMKNEEQKAVPQVNVEDPQSPGSLTATLKVPPLATTPASPVGNILDMQGKLTQTPTTTLAIDEDTSNTFNENNPDLEAVEQINVGENKSEVTVSLLDGANDKQEDNDYVNSVGVRFTQQSSIENEGVNPLLPYGLPCIQELLRFLILLCNPLDKQNTDIMVHMGLSLLTVAFEVGADNIGKYETLMELVKDDLCRNLFALMNSERLSIFASDLQVCFLLFESLRDHLKFQLEAYLKKLSDIIVSDNPKTPYEMRELALDNLLQLWRIPGFVAELYINYDCDLYCSDLFENITNLLSKYTLSATNAVYSTHLLSMDTLISIIEIIERNCVAAKSGGGANAPLPSSNRHSRQNSGLEGIVVEPNFNESDSSMVVENISKFINNSTRIRTHSRSQQISKEQLADVKNKKRVLTQGTELFNQRPEKGIQYLQENGILNTVLDPKEVVLLLRENPGLDKKMIGEYISKKKNVESKILQNFVESFDFTGLRVDQALRLYLETFRLPGEAPLIFLVLEHFADHWHKQNNEPFANTDAAFSLAYAIIMLNMDQHNSNAKRLNVPMTPEDFFKNLRGLDGGKDFDQEMLAKVFSSIKNEEIVMPAEQTGIVKENYQWKVLLRRGVGADSVFNHVQDSAYDKELFKIIWGASLSALSFMFDKSNENGYQRTLVGFTKCAGIAAFYNLHQDFDALILTLCKFTSLLNIQTDTSNDIAFAVNFGLNPKAQAAIKAVFGLVHDYGDCLRESWKNVLDILIQLFRLKLLPKSLVEVEDFCEPSGKCTLILEKPSQKPESGLFSSLYSYLSSEGQREPTYEEQEFIKIGKKCVKECQLDQMIQESKFVQFESLQDLLKWVLALIKPPSAHKSAGLPYSEDVVVFWMEFMVKIVIHNRDRMIPLWSSVRDQMYLLLMSGSSFGYEYLLNRSTVAILKLAIYLMRNEELCPVVLQSLKMLLMLKPDVIFKISKQISIGIYELLKTSAQNIHTELDWQIIFTILECVGAGAVPPEFEDVLPPPGTKSDGALSSEEDSGLADRGYISDTEVTLKQQMQQVNSTNSSPFPSPSAENWILVNKDTDLTMNSRPQSPPQPNCLLFPCKLVEHSPFALFKCWDSLAFIVRNVAHITPYNFESCVRCIRTFVEACRDGGLKTRKKNAKPEQYKKKSMKKEKRAVDQSSDSEDGELCQRYETLSIQLLDLMYTLYTRTAQIFRWWAEEGCAVPQCSALWAQGWCPLLQGIARLAMDRRREVRTYAISCLQQRALLVHDLQTLSGAEWASCFKQVLFPLLNELLPESNSINGIDKILLEESRIRTATIMSKVFLHHLTPLIELDTFTDLWLEILDYIEKFMKVGSDMLYEQMLEILKNMLLVMHSVRVFHCNDGTLHVPLWELTWKRIEEFLPNLLEELFNDERNRPQMMSQINDKNIASVPHVAILPQKSTGKTCSSEEINVQDENSLEKVESHTSSIILQPPTNTVKEQSFILTQVNTPILIPQQPCNTVTGSPLLQQPTPPIVQPVPIAASAIPVTPMSTKCSVSPLAVSNIDNKSDILQFSEKLIVSPKSIANIEEIVHEPSKTHSDTPLQIPQTGGYEFSIELPETPPSDVTSVQDYSTHMIMQERYAEYYQHFQMQQKNDLINSSSPPPELMPNVPMSHVLAGSEYVSLSNQPSSSIVQSFSPVFVESQPSLSGSDIYMDYAKNPYNLTMQQQQESGRADKVESTDPICSGDPPQVINMFQSTNYFGTNVDPSSIPPGSEMLFGNP from the exons atgtctcTTCCTGGGAATGGAATATTCGTCGTGCGTGGCGAAATGTCCACAATGATGACGGCTATGAGAAGAGGAAGTCGCTGGAGCTCCACATCATACGTG GATGAAGAAAAAGATGGTCTTATGAAATTGTTTGTTGATCTTAAACAAGTAATGAATCGCATCGAGGACTTGAGACTTATCGATCCAAATGTCTTTCTGGCCCCATTTTTGGAAGTTATTCGCTCCGAGGAAACAACTGGTGCTGTTACCAGTTTGGCTCTGGTTGcaatcaataaatttttgtcGTATGGATTAATTG ATCCCACACACCCGACACTTGCAGTTACTGTAGAAAGCATAGCTGATTCTGTAACACATGCAAGATTCCTTGGAACAGATCAATCATCTGATGGTGTAGCACTTTTTAGGGTAATTGAAGTCTTGCACACACTAATGCGTAGTCCGGAAGGAAGTGCACTGACCAATGAGAGTATTTGCGAAATGATGCTgagttgttttaaaatttgtttcgaacCCCGTCTTAATGAACTATTAAGACGTTCTGCTGAACAGGCTCTGAAGGATATGGTCCTTTTGCTTTTTATTAGACTGCCTCAGTTTGCTGAAGAGCGCAATGATGCTGGTTTGTTAAAAAAGTTCAAGATGATGGCTACTTCCATTGacgaaaataccaaaaaaactaaaagcaaaCATATTCCAAAATTTACTCAAATTCCTCGCATAAATGCAATGAAGAATGAAGAACAAAAGGCAGTGCCGCAAGTAAATGTGGAGGACCCCCAGAGCCCTGGAAGTTTGACTGCAACGCTAAAAGTTCCTCCATTGGCTACAACCCCCGCTTCTCCAGTTGGAAATATTCTTGATATGCAAGGAAAACTCACACAAACTCCAACAACAACTTTAGCTATAGATGAAGACACTTCGAATACATTCAATGAGAATAATCCAGACTTAGAAGCGGTTGAACAAATTAATGTTGGAGAAAACAAAAGTGAAGTAACAGTGAGCCTTTTAGATGGTGCAAATGACAAACAGGAAGATAATGATTATGTGAACAGTGTTGGAGTGAGGTTTACTCAACAAAGTTCAATTGAGAATGAAGGGGTGAATCCTTTATTGCCATATGGCCTGCCTTGCATTCAAGAGCTATTGaggtttttaattttgctttgcAATCCATTGGATAAGCAGAATACAGACATAATGGTCCATATGGGGTTGAGTTTGTTGACTGTGGCATTTGAGGTGGGTGCTGATAATATTGGAAAGTATGAAACTCTGATGGAACTGGTTAAAGATGATTTGTGCAGGAATCTATTTgca CTTATGAATTCTGAGCGCCTATCGATTTTTGCTTCAGATTTACAAGTTTGCTTTCTTCTGTTTGAATCGCTCCGTgatcatttaaaatttcaacttgAAGCGTACTTAAAAAAACTTTCCGATATAATTGTCAGTGATAATCCAAAAACACCATATGAAATGCGAGAGCTGGCGCTAGACAATCTTCTGCAACTTTGGCGTATTCCAGGTTTTGTGGCTGAACTTTACATAAACTACGATTGTGATTTATACTGCAGTGATCTATTTGAAAACATTACTAATTTGCTCTCAAAATATACATTATCTGCAACAAATGCCGTTTACAGCACTCATTTGCTCTCAATGGATACCCTAATCTcaataattgaaataattgaaagaAACTGTGTTGCTGCTAAAAGTGGAGGAGGTGCAAATGCCCCTCTTCCGTCATCTAATAGACATTCACGTCAAAACTCTGGACTAGAGGGCATAGTAGTCGAACCAAATTTTAACGAATCTGATTCTTCTATGGTTGTCGAGAATATTTctaaatttataaacaattcAACACGCATAAGAACTCATTCAAGATCACAACAAATATCAAAAGAACAACTTGCcgatgtaaaaaataaaaaaagagttcTCACACAAGGTACTGAACTTTTTAATCAACGCCCGGAAAAGGGTATACAATATTTACAAGAGAACGGCATATTAAATACTGTTCTCGATCCGAAGGAAGTTGTACTCTTGCTGCGAGAGAATCCTGGTTTGGACAAAAAAATGATCGGCGAATACATtagcaaaaagaaaaatgtcGAAAGTAAAATTCTACAGAACTTCGTAGAAAGCTTTGATTTTACTGGACTTCGGGTTGATCAAGCGTTACGTTTGTATTTAGAAACTTTCCGTCTGCCTGGAGAGGCTCCATTAATATTTTTAGTTCTCGAACATTTTGCAGATCATTGGCAT aaacaaaataacGAACCTTTTGCCAACACGGATGCCGCATTTAGTTTAGCTTATGCTATTATTATGTTGAACATGGACCAGCATAATTCTAATGCGAAGCGACTTAATGTTCCAATGACACCcgaagatttttttaagaatttacgTGGACTCGACGGAGGTAAAGATTTCGATCAGGAAATGTTGGCCAAAGTGTTTAGTTCCATTAA aaaTGAAGAAATTGTCATGCCGGCAGAACAAACAGGCATCGTTAAGGAAAACTATCAATGGAAGGTACTTTTGCGACGCGGTGTTGGTGCAGATAGTGTTTTTAATCATGTACAAGATTCTGCATATGACAAGGAactctttaaaattatttgggGTGCATCTCTCAGTGCCCTCAGCTTTATGTTCGATAAAAGCAACGAAAATGGGTATCAGCGTACTTTAGTGG gCTTCACAAAATGCGCTGGCATAGCAGCCTTCTATAATCTTCACCAAGATTTCGATGCTCTTATACTTACTTTATGTAAATTCACTTCATTGCTCAACATACAAACAGATACATCGAACGATATTGCTTTCGCTGTAAACTTTGGTTTGAATCCCAAGGCACAGGCGGCGATTAAAGCCGTGTTCGGTTTGGTCCACGATTATGGTGATTGTTTGCGTGAAAGTTGGAAAAATGTTCTTGATATTCTAATACAACTATTTCGCTTGAAGTTGCTACCTAAATCTTTGGTTGAAGTCGAAGATTTTTGTGAGCCAAGCGGCAAGTGTACATTGATTCTAGAAAAACCAAGTCAAAAACCTGAATCCGGCTTATTTAGCAGCCTCTATTCATATCTTAGCTCAGAAGGACAACGCGAGCCAACATACGAAGAACAAGAATTTATCAAAATCGGCAAGAAGTGTGTTAAGGAATGTCAACTTGATCAAATGATTCAAGAATCCAAGTTCGTACAATTTGAGTCACTGCAGGATTTGCTAAAGTGGGTGTTGGCTCTAATTAAACCACCAAGTGCTCACAAATCCGCTGGTTTACCATATTCTGAAGACGTTGTTGTTTTTTGGATGGAGTTTATGGTTAAAATAGTTATTCATAATAGAGATCGTATGATTCCGCTTTGGTCGTCCGTACGAGACCAGATGTATCTTCTTCTTATGAGTGGATCATCctttggatacgaatatttaCTTAATAGAAGTACTGTAGCCATCTTGAAGTTGGCCATCTATTTGATGCGTAACGAAGAATTATGTCCCGTTGTACTACAGAGTTTAAAAATGCTTCTCATGTTGAAACCAGATGtgatatttaaaatttccaaGCAAATTTCTATTGGAATTTACGAGTTGCTTAAAACAAGCGCTCAGAATATACATACTGAGCTAGACTGGCAGATTATTTTTACAATACTAGAGTGTGTTGGAGCCGGAGCAGTTCCACCGGAATTCGAAGACGTACTTCCACCTCCTGGAACGAAATCTGATGGAGCTTTGAGCAGTGAAGAAGACTCAGGTCTTGCTGATCGCGGTTACATATCAGATACAGAAGTGACTTTGAAACAACAAATGCAGCAAGTCAACTCAACTAATAGTTCTCCATTTCCAAGCCCCTCAGCAGAAAATTGGATACTGGTAAATAAGGATACCGATCTTACAATGAATTCCAGGCCACAATCTCCACCTCAACCGAATTGTTTGCTATTCCCGTGCAAGTTGGTGGAGCACTCACCATTTGCACTGTTCAAATGTTGGGATAGTTTAGCATTTATTGTACGTAATGTTGCTCACATTACTCCATACAACTTTGAATCCTGCGTACGATGTATTCGAACTTTTGTAGAAGCCTGTAGAGATGGTGGATTGAAGACTCGTAAGAAGAATGCTAAACCAGAACAGTACAAGAAAAAGTCAATGAAAAAGGAAAAACGAGCAGTAGATCAAAGCAGTGATAGCGAAGATGGGGAACTCTGTCAGCGTTATGAGACATTGTCAATACAGCTTTTGGATTTAATGTATACTTTATACACACGAACTGCGCAAATTTTTCGCTGGTGGGCAGAAGAAGGATGTGCTGTACCTCAATGTTCAGCTTTATGGGCACAAGGCTGGTGTCCATTATTGCAAGGAATAGCCCGTTTAGCTATGGATCGTCGAAGAGAGGTGAGAACGTATGCCATTTCATGTTTGCAGCAGAGAGCTTTGCTTGTTCATGATTTGCAAACTCTCAGTGGAGCTGAGTGGGCGAGTTGTTTTAAACAAGTACTTTTTCCGCTACTCAACGAACTTTTGCCAGAAAGTAATTCTATAAACGGAATCGATAAAATTCTATTAGAAGAGTCCCGTATCCGAACAGCCACCATAATGTCGAAAGTGTTTTTGCATCACCTGACACCATTAATTGAGCTAGATACTTTCACCGATCTTTGGTTGGAAATTTTAgattatattgaaaaatttatgAAAGTTGGCTCCGATATGTTATATGAACAAATGCtggagattttaaaaaatatgcttTTAGTAATGCATTCCGTAAGGGTATTTCACTGTAATGATGGTACTCTTCATGTTCCGTTATGGGAATTAACCTGGAAAAGAATTGAAGAGTTTCTACCGAATCTACTCGAGGAGCTTTTCAAcgatgaaa GAAATCGACCTCAAATGATGTCACAAATAAACGATAAAAATATAGCAAGTGTACCACATGTAGCTATATTACCCCAAAAAAGCACAGGAAAAACTTGCAGTAGTGAAGAAATTAATGTACAGGATGAAAATTCACTTGAAAAAGTGGAATCACATACATCCAGTATTATTTTACAGCCACCGACAAATACTGTAAAGGAACAATCATTTATATTAACACAG GTAAACACTCCAATTCTTATTCCACAACAACCGTGCAACACGGTTACAGGCAGTCCACTTCTGCAGCAACCAACACCACCTATAGTTCAGCCTGTTCCAATCGCTGCATCTGCAATCCCTGTAACGCCAATGAGCACTAAATGTTCAGTGTCACCATTAGCAGTGTCTAATATCGATAACAAATCCGACATTTTACAATTCTCTGAAAAACTTATTGTTTCCCCGAAATCAATAGCTAATATCGAAGAAATTGTCCACGAACCTTCAAAAACTCACTCAGACACACCACTACAAATACCTCAAACCGGTGGATATGAATTCTCAATAGAACTACCAGAAACACCACCATCGGATGTTACAAGTGTTCAGGATTATTCAACTCATATGATAATGCAAGAACGATATGCTGAATACTATCAGCACTTCCAAATGCAACAAAAGAATGACCTAATTAATTCCAGTTCGCCGCCTCCTGAATTAATGCCAAATGTGCCAATGAGTCATGTGTTAGCAGGTAGTGAATATGTTAGTCTGAGCAACCAGCCTTCATCATCCATTGTGCAAAGTTTTTCACCTGTATTTGTGGAATCGCAACCATCGCTTTCAGGATCCGATATATACATGGACTACGCTAAGAATCCATATAATCTTACaatgcaacaacaacaagaatcAGGTAGAGCCGATAAAGTAGAGTCGACTGACCCGATATGTTCAGGGGACCCACCACAAGTTATAAATATGTTCCAATCTACGAACTATTTTGGAACAAATGTAGATCCTAGTTCCATTCCGCCAGGATCCGAAATGCTCTTTGGAAACCCCTAG